In the Aythya fuligula isolate bAytFul2 chromosome 29, bAytFul2.pri, whole genome shotgun sequence genome, AGCCGCGGGCAGCACGGCCCCGCCCGCCGGGACCGGGGCTACCGGGGGTGCGGGGGGGCCAGGGCGGGGGTCACCGGGGGTCACCGGGGACCGGGGCAGCCCCGCCGGGGCACAGCAGAGCCGGGGCCGTCCCTGCAGATTCCCCGGGCGATCGGAGGGCACCGGGCGGGGCCGGTGGTGCCAAGgaacggggaggggggagctggggggcaccGGGTGAACACCGGGGGGCACCGTGGGGGCACCGGGGGACACCGGGTGAACACTGGGGCGACACCGGGAGTCGTCGGGTGAACACCGTGGGGACATCAGGGGACACCGGGGGACGGCGGGGGCCCCCGGGAGACAGCGGGTGAACACCGCGGGGATATCGGGGGACACCGGGTGAACACTGTGGGGACATCAGGGGACACCGGGAGACAGCGGGTGAACACCGTGGGGATACCGGGGGATACCGGAGGACACAGTGAGCCACCGTGAGCCACCGGGTGAGCACCGGGGGGACACCGGGGCCCCGCTCCGCGCTGCACCGcgcccgtcccgtcccgtcccgtcccgggCGGGGGCCGCAGGTGAGCCCGGGgcgggagcggagcggggccccGGGGTGCCCGGTGCCGCCGGGCGCGGAGCCACCAGGAACTGCCCCGGGTTTTCCTGCCCGTCCCGTCccagcgcggggccggggccgggcgcggcggggcgcAACTCGGGGACCCCGGCCCGGTATCGGTTCTGCTTTCGGGGGAGGCGGCGATTTCGCAGTAACGGGGGGCGGGTGCCACCTGCCCCGGGGATTCCCCacctgccgccgccgccccaTAAGAGCCCGGTGGCGGCTCCGGTGGCGGCACCGTCTCGCCATGGCCCCGCTCCGtctcctctgcctctgcctcccggctctgctgctgctgctgctgccggcgCCGCCGGTCTCTGCGgctccggccccggccccggccccgggcacCGACTGGGCCGCCTGCAAGGACCTCTCCCGGGAGCTGTCGCGGCTGCTGGGGACGCTCAAGGAGCCGCACTCGGAGCTGGTGAGCGGCGGGGCTCGGCCGGGGCGCGGGGACCGGAGGAAGCGGCGGGTCCCGGGGGATGCTCGAGGAACGGGGGGCCTGGAGGACACCCGGGGAAGGGGGAGGGCAGGCTGCCCCGGGAGGGGTCGGGGGGCACGGAGCCCCTGCTAACGCCCCTCTGCCAGAACCGGGTGCAGATTGCTGTGGAGGACCCCGAGGGGGATTGTGCCACCCGCATCCGCTGCAGCGATGCCTGCGACCCCCCCACGCTGGACACGAACAACACGGTACCGGgatgggggggggcagggggcttggGGGTGGGCTGGGAGGGCGGTGGCAGACCCTGAGGGGGCTCACGGGGCGTCCTTGGGGGTGGCCGGGACACAATGGCTCATCCCCAACGGGGCACGGGGATGTTCTGAGGATGTGCCTCAGGGTGTCTGGGGGTCCTGGGTGTTGCAGAGGTGCGTGGGGGTCCTGGGGTAGTGGGGAGGTGTCTGGGGGTCCTAGGGGTGATGCAGTGATGCCTGGGAGTCCTAGGGGTGGTGGGGAGGTGTCTGGAGGTCCTGGGGTGGTGGGGCGGTCCTTGGGGGGTCCTAGGGGTGATGTGGAGGtgcctgggggtcctggggttTTGCAGAGGGGCCTGGGGGTCCTAGGATGGTGGGGAGGTGTCTGGGGGACTCAGGGATGCTGGGGGTCCCCGAGGCGGCCAGGGGATGTGCCCAGGGGACCCAGGGGTGCTGAGGATGTGCCTGGGGATATTAGGGGCGCCAGAGATGTGCCCAGGGGTCACAAGTGTGCCTGGAGATCTTGCAGGGAAGAAATGTGCCTGGAGGGTCTTGGGGTTGCCGGGGATCTGGAGGGTTCCCAGGGGATGCGGTGGGAGGTCTCAGGGTGCCCAGGGATGCCCAGGGATGCCCAGGATGGTCCCCGGGGGTCCCGGAGCTCTGGCCTCACCCCTACTCCTCCTCCCGCAGCGCTGCCTGCGCCggatcctgcaggggctgcagcactaCCGGGACCTGCTGGGCTCCGAGATCTTCAAAGACAACCGCCTGCCGCAGCTCGTGGCCACGCTGGACCAGCTGCTGGGGGTCGT is a window encoding:
- the IL23A gene encoding interleukin-23 subunit alpha, giving the protein MAPLRLLCLCLPALLLLLLPAPPVSAAPAPAPAPGTDWAACKDLSRELSRLLGTLKEPHSELNRVQIAVEDPEGDCATRIRCSDACDPPTLDTNNTRCLRRILQGLQHYRDLLGSEIFKDNRLPQLVATLDQLLGVVQAPGRPCQAPTTPTWAEPLLPQLRHQALERLQSFTAVMSRVFTYSARTH